The genomic DNA TGTAGGGGCCTTGTGTTCTTGCAATTTACTTTCCTTTATATGTCTACAGCTTAATAAAGCATATGAAAAGCTATaatctatataaaaatattgaatcactctattgtatacctgaaacaaatataatattgtaaatcaactatattttgattttaaaaaagtatatgaaaaggtACTAGCAATGTTATCATTAGGCATTATTAGCTAGtctctatttattaaaaattttaatataatattcatACCTATTTGTGCCAAAACAGTTACATAAACTTATAAGTATCTTACCATGACAATTGATAAGTGACTGGATATGCAGTTCACCAAAaatctatcttctgcctctgtcatCGAATAAGTATCTGAAATTGGGTAGTGGTCTGGGAACGGAATGTCCTCTTCTGGGCATCAGTAGTGTAGCTATTTTATGAGCCTCCTTATCAGTGAGCTCCAATTAGCAGAAAGTAAACACCTGTgcctaaaaggcctcttgatgaaagtgaaagaggagagtgaaaaagttggcttaaagctcaacattcagaaaacgaagatcatggcatccggtcccatcacttcaagggaaatagatggggaaacagtggaaacagtgtcagactttatttttttgggctccaaaatcactgcagatggtgactgcagccatgaaattaaaagacacttactccttggaaggaaagttatgaccaacctagatagcatattcaaaagcagagacattactttgccaacaaatgtccgtctagtcaaggctatggtttttcctgtggtcatgtatggatgtgaaagttggactgtgaagaaagctgagtgtcaaagaattgatgcttttgaactgtggtgttggagaagactcttgagagtcccttggactgcaaggagatccatccagtccattctaaaggagatcagtcctgggtgttctttggaaggaatgatactaaagctgaaactccaatactttggccacctcatgcgaagagttgactcactggatgctgggaaggactgggggcaggaggagaaggggacgacagaagatgagatggctggatggcatcgctgactcgatggacgtgagtctgagtgaactccgggagttggtgatggacagggaggcttggcatgctgcagttcgtgggatcgcagagtcggacatgactgagcaactgaactgaactgaactgaaacacctgtgatgttgatttcctttattgtgcttttctttctcttccaagcTTTTTACAATAAAGtgtgtgttttcaatttttttagtttaaaaaaatcctcCAATTCTGACTTCAAAATTTGAAACCAAATACTTCAGGTGTAGGAAACAAGTTTAGCACAATCTCCTGCACTTATTTAtcttttgattataaaactgagATGTTTGAGTGAGTCAATGTTAACTCTGCTGGGATTGACACATCTCCTGACTTGGACGATATGTTCACAGTCATATTATCCTCATGACTGATGTTGAATTTGATATTCCAAACCTAAGATTTTCAAACGAACTATTAATTATCAGATAAGTATTCTTCATCATCCATTGATGTAATTATTTGTCCATAAAATTAGatagaagacttttaaaaaattcttattacATTTGATCCTATTTATTTCAAATCATCTTTATAACTGCAAATTTTTCAAAACATTGATAAATGATGTGGctcttttgtaattttctttggcCAGAGTATTGTCTGGGGGAAGTCTCCAGTCTCCTTCATCATTATAGGAAATAGGAGTACTGGATCCAGACAGGATCTTTCAGACAGGAGAGAGATTGAGAGTGGCCAGAGGCAACAAATATCTACACAGCACGTGAGGATCAACGTAGACAGCTTTTGTCCTCAAAAATGTCTActggttatcattaccatcttttatagggaggaaggagggaggggggttcaggatggggaacacgtgtatacctgtggcggattcatgttgatgtatggcaaaaccaatacaatattgtaattaacctccaattaaaataaataaatttatattaaaaaaaatgtctacTGGTTCCCATCAATTTTGAATAAACTCCTTCTATACTACTAAATACCCTATCCTGCTACATTAAGAATCCCTTACAGTTGTGAAATTCAAGTAAAGACTAAAACTATCAAATCCTGGGGACTAAGAGACAGGACGCCTAAAAGGAATGTGATATCTCATTGGATCCTGGAATgtaaaaagaatatggaaaaccTGGTAAAGTATGAATAAAACCTGGAGTTTAGTAACCAAAAAAATGTACAAGTCTTGCTTTCTTAGTTTTGAAAGTGTACACTGTAAGGTCAAGTGATAATATTAGGAGAAACAAACTAGTAAAATATGAGAGGTCTCTTTAAAACATTTCTGCAAATCCaacattattccaaaataaaaagtttacttaaaaaggaatacattatcagtctttttataataaataattgaataggATTCAGTTGATTTCAGTGACTCCATATTAACTTTTTCACAATTTTCTGGATTTTCAATTCTCATGAAATTCATGCACTGATGCTGTTTTAATTTAGCTGACTGATAAGGAAGAGTTAAAGTATAAATGACACTGTTTTTGCTTTATATAGTTAGCAACTCTAACTAATGACACTGGCTCTTTTAGGTGTCACTATTTGCAGCAGGCAAGCAGAGACGAGAGAGGGCTTACAGCacagatgttttcattttctcttacaGTCATTCCTTAGGGGGATAGTACCTTCCTGATTTTCATGTTCCATAGTCTCATTTCTTGAACACCAGTGATCTAGATTTCTAGAATAGTGCCAACTCACCACATGCCTTTAGACAACGAATATGAATGGATGGAGTATGGGAAGGGCTAGGCCCagccttagttttttttaaagaacaaaacagGTATGTTTCTATTGGACTTCCTGATATAGAAGGTAGTGTGTTATGAGTAGATagtataaatgataaataatagaaataatttttattttaaataaaatgctgaCACTGCTCAGTGAATCGTTTGGAAACAAACTCTTGTCTGTGTTACTGGGCAAAAACAAAGTTAAACTACAAACATCCATCATTTTTGActtgtatttggagataggtaGGAAAAcactctggagtaggaaacggcaactgactccagtaatcttgtctggaaaatcccatggacagaagagtctggcagccTGTGGCCCatgggatatgactgagcaattgggCACAGGAAGACACTACTGTACTTGGTTTGTATGTGAGGGAAATTGATTTCCCCTCAAGGCCTAGATAcagaagtattcagttcagttcagttcagtggctcagtcgtgtctgactctttgcaaccccatgaatcgcagcacgccaggcctccctgtccattaccaactcccggagttcactcaaacatgtcaatcgagttggtgatgccatccagccatctcatcctcggtcgtccgcttctcctcctgcccccaatccctcccagcatcagagtcttttccaatgagtcaactcttcgcatgaggtggccaaagtactggagtttcagctttagcatcattccttccaaagaaatcccagggctaatctccttcagaatggactggttggatcttgcagtccaagggactctcaagagtcttctccaacaccacagttcaaaagcatcaattcttcggcactcagctttcttcacagtccaactctcacatccatacatgaccacaggaaaaaccatagccttgactagacggaccttagtcggcaaaggaatgtctctgcttttgaatatgctatctaggctggtcataacttttcttccaaagagtaagcgtcttttaatttcatggctgcaatcaccatctgcagtgattttggagcccaaaaaaataaagtctgacactgtttccactgttcccccatctatttcccatggagtgatgggaccagataccctgatcttcattttctgaatgttacagAAGTGTAAACAATGTAAATGAATCCACCACTGCTAGTTGTCACATTGTATCTATGTTATCTGTGTATTCTGAGATCACACATATACCTGCCAATATACCTAGGAAGGGTTGCTATATCACAGATTCATTTGAATTCTTCTCAGGCAGGATGGAAAAGAGTAATTTGGAACAAGTTGTATATCCTATTTAGAACAAATCACTAGTATTACCTTAAATGATGATAAGTTACAATAGACAGATGCTGCCTAGATGTTATCCACTAGGATCCTGAGGAGTTTATTTCTCAATAACTTCTTATTTTTTCAGGTCACTGCTTCACTGCCTTCATCCACCTATTCACAGACATACAAATGTATCTCCTGGACCTTTGTTCTTGCAAAACTTCTAGCACTTGATTTTCAATTTTACAGttaaagtaaagtcgctcagttgtgtccaactctttgtgaccccatggactgtagtcttccaggcttctccatctacaGGGTTtccctggccagaatactggagtgggttgctattttcttctccaagggatcttcactaCTGAGGCACAATTGAGAGCAGAGATTCTGTGGGCTCACTCTTCTGTGGATAACTTGAcagacaaaagtgaaagtgaaggtcacttagtcatgtccaactctttatgaccccttggactatatagtccatggaattctccaggccagaatactggagtgggtagcttttctcttctccaggaatcttcccaatccagggatcgaacccaggtctccctcatggctggtggactcttcaccagtgagccacaagggaagccctgacagACAAAAGGGGTCGTCATTTTGCGCTGTTCTTAACACACAGTACGTACTTCTCAAATGCTCGTTGAATGACTGAgtgcttcttgcagtccaaggcagaGGACTCTATAGTCACCTGTCTACTTTCTGCCATCATTACGCTGCATTCTCTTGTGCTTGTCTCTCTACACTGAAAGCTTTCTCACATCATTTCTTCTGATCAAATCGTGGCTGTGGTTCATATTCCAACCTAGGTAATATTTACATTTGTATACTTATCCCAAAGCAGTTTTAGAGCTGttttcatatacatattcatattcatattacTTCTGAAACTAACATTAATAATATGATAGTGACAAGGGAATTATTACCATGTTTTGTGGGATAAAATCCTGAggaataaagataattttttaaggtCAAATGTCTTTAAAACGATGGAATCTACATTAAAACTAGATCTTCTGACTGATGTACCAAAATTATTTCTCATTGCGTTATTTTCATGCTACCTTCCTGCAATGAGTCTGGAATGACACTTCTTTGATGAAACCTTTTCTAGATTCCTATGTTAGAAACCATTTCTCTCTCATTGGTGTACCTAGAACACTTTGTTTGCACCTCTCTTTTGTCACACATTATATACTATACTCATTACTGTATGTACTTCTAACTTCAATTAGAATATTAGAAGTTCCTAACGGGCAGAAGCCATGATCTACATAATTTTACTCCAAAAAATGTATAGCACATTGACTTGTACATAAAAAGAGCACAATAAAAGCAGGATGTGATTTTtgtaatgaataaacaaatgaatgtattAATTACCTTATTAACTAACTCCGAGTTCTTATCCTGATTTTTGAGTAATTTGCTGCTGCACTACTTTGCATATAGTAGTAAGAAAAAAGGGCCACACTCTCTCTACAAGTATAGTTAAATATTTTCGAGTATGAAGAGGAATAGATAGGTGGATGGAGAGTCAACCTCCCTGGACATAATCTTGGCAGCACACAGAGTTTCCCTGGGGCCAAGAGAGACTATGGGAGTGAGTCCTGTGGGAGGAAGAGAGGGTGCGTGTTAAACATATTCTGCCTCAGCTCTAGTCTTCTGGTCTCAGTTCTGCAATACTGATCAGGCAGCCTGAGCAGAGACCAGACATGGATATCCAGGAAGTACAAAAATATGCAAGCCAGCCTGCTTTCTCAAGATTAGTGCGAATGTCTGCAGAATTTTTCACTCTTGAAGACAGGGAAGGTGGATCCTGGTGAGAAGTTGAAGGTACCAGGTGAGATTTGCTGATCCCTGAAGAAAGTTCCAGGGAAGatgaggagctgctgctgctgctaagttgcttcagtcgtgtccgactctgtgcgaccccacaaatggcagcccaccaggttcccccatccctgggattctccaggcaagaacacaagagtaggttgccatttccttctccaatgcatgaaagtgaaaagtgaaagtgaagtcacttagtcgtgtccgactctttgcgaccccatggactgcagcctaccaggctcctccatccatgggattttccaggcaagggtactggggtggggtgccgttgccttctccgaagatgAGGATAGGCTTAGGGAAATGACTGCAGGCATCATTTTTGGATGGGGGGAATGAGTGGGGAAGTGAAGATCCAGTACACATTTACCCAAGGTTGGGGAAATTTGGGCAGCTGAGAGATTGTTTGGATGTTGGACCAGGGCAAAAAAGATATGTTTCCTGTTCCAGAAAAAAGTCTGTTGGTGTCTCTGTTTTCTGTTGAGAATGAGCATacaaaagactgaaaacaaatcCTATACTTTaatgaaaggatttttttcttcaggtACCACAGAGATTCTAGAGCTCAGGGCTATTAATtctgaaaataaggaaaatagaaTTCTGCATTTCtctatgaaacaaaataaagtctgctgaGAGGTGCATTTGTGGCAAATACATGGAGGAGAATATGGAGTAACAGTGATATGATTAAATATGTGAAAGCAACATaggataagaaaataagaaaggaggCATGAGTGATCTGCAACTCAGAGCTTTTCAAAGATGCTATAATCCTATTCCCCAGGAAACTGGCTTACCTCATTCCcccagaataaaacaaaaaaaagcaagtaagaatgaaagtgaaaatgaaaaggctGCATGTTTAAACAAACATACGTGAGTAGCATGTATGGGTCTGGTGCCTTATCCATGCATTATCACATTTATCCTCACAACAAACCAGTAAGGTAGGCATTATTAACATTATGTTCTTTTATAACAGTGGGTGTTGAAGTACCTGACTGTTAAATATTCTGTTTAGGATAACATACCTGGTAGCCGTATTCTGACTCTAAAGTCAGTGATGATAACTCATCTGCAAAGGGAAGCGTGGGAAATTATGTGgcatatagtgaaaatgaagacTGTTACACTAACACACGCCCTGAAGGAAAATCTCTACATACTGAAGAATGTGGGAAATATCACTCCTTTCTGATATCAGATCCAGttgtttttcccaaagaaaaacacTAGGTCAAAGGCATTGAGAGACAGGCTGAGAACTGCTTACAAATGAACTACATCACTCGTGACAGGTGTTGATTGGAGGCCCTGGGGTGAGACACAATCCCTTTCTATCCAGCAAGCAGTGCAGAGGTCTGCTGACATGTGCTGCTGTGGAAAGGCGGCAGTagcaaaaataatatgtattttggCCTCTCATCTTTCTGTCCCTTGCCATGAGCCATGGCCAGAAGATCTCTATCCAAAAGGTTATCAAGATGATCCTTGATTGATCTCCCACCCTCTGTGTGTTAAGTGGACAGTAGGGTGGACAAATTGTTTGGCCAAAAGAGTGAACAATATTCTGAAGGTGGGACCTAAACTCAGTCTTTATGGATGAATGTGATATTTAGTGGAGATATATATTCATTTACATACTTTTCAAGAGATAAACCTGTGCTAACCTCTTTCCTTAGCCACAGATTAAAGTAACTGGGCTACTTCATGAATGACTCTTCCTTCCAGCCTTGCAAGGTGGCCTATCCTTGTATTGTATTCATGTATGCTCTGGCCTCCCTTTTCCTTACCCCTCTAGGTAGAGCTTGCCACAATGGCTGACAGAGACTCTGACCTACCACGTGACCTGATACAAAGGATCATATCCAGTGTTCTCAGATAGGGTGGATATATTTAACACGAAAGTACCCTGGGtatgtgggcttccttggtggctcagatggtaaagaatctgcctgcaaggtgggagacctgggtttgttccctgggttgggaagatcccttggaagaaggcatggcaacccactccagtatgcatgcctggagaatcctcagggatagaggagcctggtgggctacagtccatggggtcgcaaagagttggacataactgactaactaagcacagcacacaccctTGGTATGCAAGATGGACATAGGTCCAAAGATGTGTAGCCTGATAGGTACGTGCCTCCTGCTTAAAGGGATTAATTCACTTGTTAATAcatatttgataatatttatGTTTTCCAGTCACTATTCTAGGGATTGGGTTCATAGTCTTGAAGGACAGTCTTTTTTTCCCAGTTCTTTTGAGATATAGtcaacatataacattgtgtaagatTAAGCAGTATAATTGATGActtcatacacatatatattatgaaaaactTACCACAACAAGATTAGTTAACACCTCTATTATGTAACataattttgatttctttgtgtgtgatgagaacatATAAGATCTATTCTTTTGGCAATTTGCAAGTATATAATGCAGCATTAATAACAGTAGTCACCAGGCTGTACAATAGAatcccagagcttattcatcaTATAACCAGAATATTAAACCCTTTGACCAATATCTCCCTGAGTTTTGAAAGATACAGTGCAAAGGAGAGAAATCTCAATGCATGAGAATGTTGTGCATTGGAAGGAAATGTTGCTGAAGTATTTCACTCTGCTTTGGTAGGGTTATCTCCTAGATGGAATCTTAAATCGACAGATAAAAATGGGGAAAGGGCATAAAAAGAAGAGGGATGAGTACATGTAAAATGCAAGAGTGATTACAGTGTGCTTGAGGAGCAGAACTATTTGAGTATATCCCAAGCATGGAAACAATTTAGAGGGTGCCAAGAGAGAGGCTGCAGAAATACGTAGGGGTCAAAATACGAACTTTTATCTAAGAGCAATGGAGAGTCATTAATGGATTGTCCAAGAGTTATCATCTTTTTTAATTTCCACAGACTCTACTCCGAAGAAATGGTGGTGGATCAAAGGACTACAGGCAATAGATCAGCCCAATATTAAACCCTGGAGCTTTTTCTGACATTATCCTAAACTTTTCTTCTGGCAGTAAAAGTGTCTTTGTGCTGTGGCTTTCTAATGAAATTGAGATTTGAAATCAGCAAGTGAGAGACCATTGGTCCAtgttcatggacaaaggagtaaGGAATCACATGGAGAgggatattaaaatatttcatcagGTGAGTGAGAGTAAGGGATGCGAGTGCACTTTGATTGCAGGAGTTTTTCATAACAAAcacatgacattttttttttttgatggaaatGTATGCTTCCCATTGGAAGATTACTTCATACTGACAGAGGTTATTTTATGAGTCTCATTCTCAGGAAGACTGATTTGCTAACATACTGGTCTCCTCTCCAATGTCATAGTCATCTTCATTATTTGTGATGACTTCCTGCCTCTCAGAGCTCTTAGTCATGCTGGGGAGAAACATCACTCTGGTGAGTGAGTTCATCCTGGTGGGCTTCCCCACTGCCCCCTGGCTGCAGGTCCTGCTCTTCTCCCTCTTCCTTGTGGTCTACTTGCTGGTGGTAGTAGAGAATCTTGTCATCATGCTCACTGTCTGGGTCACTGGCTCCCTCCATAAGCCCATGTATTATTTCCTGAGTAGCCTGTCCTTCCTGGAGGTCTGGTATGTGTCTGTCACAGTCCCCAAGATGCTGGATGGATTCCTCCTGCAGAGACGGCGCATCTCCTTCACAGGCTGCATGACCCAGCTGTACTTCTTTATCTCGCTTGCCTGCGCGGAGTGTGTACTTCTGGCagccatggcctatgaccgctatgtggccatctgccaccCTCTCAGATACCCGATCATCATGACCACAGGTTACTGTGTGCAGCTGGTGGCTTTCTCTTATATGACTGGTTTCATGATCACTGTGATCAAGGTCTATTTTATTTCACATGTCACTTTCTGTGGCTCCAATGTCATGAACCACTTTTTCTGTGACATCTCACCAATCCTCAAACTGGCCTGCAAAGACATGTCCACAGCTGAGCTCGTGGACTTTGCTTTGGCCATTGTCATTCTTGTCTTCCCTCTCACCACTACCATCCTCTCCTATGTCTACATTGTCTCCACTATTCTGCATATACCCTCCacccagggaaggaggaaggccttctccacctgtgcATCCCACCTCACGGTAGTCATAATTTATTACACAGCCATGATTTTCATGTATGTTCGGCCCAGAGCTATTGCTTCATTTAATTCCAACAAACTAATCTCGGCTGTGTATGCAGTCCTCACGCCCATGCtaaatccattcatctactgTCTGAGGAACCAGGAAGTCAAGAATGCTATCAAAAAGACAGTGGGTGTTGGCCAGTGCTTCCTGCTCAGCTGAGGCCTGCTGCCTTGAGGAGGAGACTGTTCCAGACAGGAGGTCATTCCCATGACACATATCGTTCTGTGTTTTTAGCTTGCTCTATAGatcagaaatctttaaaaaaacaaaccacagcaaggcaaatgtttcaaaaatcttaaaagtgGAAACCACATATTTGAAATGTGTACTTTGAACAATTAGTCTGGATTCTGACTTAAAGCCTGCCACTAGATGCAGCTGTACAATTGAAGTATGTCAACTCACTTGCCACCGCAGAACCTACTACCAGATGCAGCATAATTGTCACTTGTCACTCACTGAGAGGGTTTTGGTATGAGTCTGCAAATGATTGATTTATTATAATCTCTGTGCAGTCAAACCTCACGCTAATGATAATTTGTGTTTTCCACCAGTCTCCAGACTTAGCATCACTGCCTCAGCTCCGCCTCAGATTCTCAGATGCTAGATTCTCATAAGGAGTACTTGACCTTGATTCCTCACATACATAGTTCACAGTAGAGTTTGCACTCCTGTGAGAATCTTCTGCCACTGCTGATCTGACGGGAGGTGCATATTAAAGGAATGGTTTCCGTGATCCTAGACACTTACATCTTTCCCTGCTTAGAAGAGTACCAAATTCCTTAATTTGACATATCtggtttctttaattaacagtaaccCCTTGCTATTGCCCACTGCCTGCCCCTTGTTGCAAAACTCCTGTATATCCTAGCTCTACCCCTCAtctcctcagagctatctgaaatgctgtctcccagcTGCAGACCTCATTTTGCCCAAATAAAATTTGCCTCATTGGGCTTTATTgatggtcagtggtaaagaatctgcctgccagttcagggtaCAGGCATTTGATCCCTCATccagcaagatcccacatgcccggagcaactaagcttgtgcatcACGACTATTAAGCATTTCTTTTAACACATGCATGAGATACAGATTCAACTGTTTTCTATTTCAGACCACGGCTCATCTTACATCAGTCTTTTCCTGATctggtttccttctctttttgaatttttatccaAGTTTTTAGGTATCTATATTTCTTAAATGATCAATATAAACATAAAAGAGTCATTTGAGATAAACTTGCTAGCATTCAACCATGAATCTATGCTTTCCTATCTGGCTTTTAGTTCCTTTTAAAGTTTCTCCCATTTTCCCAAGAATGGAAATTGAATATGAGTGAAAAGTCAATATTCAATAGAATATTGACTCATCAATGAGAACTTtttgaagagaaagagaggacaATCTTGTTTAGCAAAACAAAGTTCTACTGAACTTAAGGGTTTCCAAT from Budorcas taxicolor isolate Tak-1 chromosome 15, Takin1.1, whole genome shotgun sequence includes the following:
- the LOC128060608 gene encoding olfactory receptor 6-like, whose product is MLGRNITLVSEFILVGFPTAPWLQVLLFSLFLVVYLLVVVENLVIMLTVWVTGSLHKPMYYFLSSLSFLEVWYVSVTVPKMLDGFLLQRRRISFTGCMTQLYFFISLACAECVLLAAMAYDRYVAICHPLRYPIIMTTGYCVQLVAFSYMTGFMITVIKVYFISHVTFCGSNVMNHFFCDISPILKLACKDMSTAELVDFALAIVILVFPLTTTILSYVYIVSTILHIPSTQGRRKAFSTCASHLTVVIIYYTAMIFMYVRPRAIASFNSNKLISAVYAVLTPMLNPFIYCLRNQEVKNAIKKTVGVGQCFLLS